The genomic stretch CTCCGATTGGCTGGCGCGTTCCGGCCTTCCGTGCGTGGATTCGCTCCAATACTTCCGCCTGCTGTCTGATTGGTTCCTACGCGCCCACATGACCCAAAAGTCAAAGAAGCAGATTGCGCAGAATGCGGGTGGGAATTTAAAAACTCAATATGGAATCCTGGGAACGTCTCCGTTTACACGTCATTGCTGAAGAATCGGCCATCTTGAATTGGACTGTGTTTGGGTTGGAGcccaattatatatataattatggtGCAAATATATTGGCACCCAGCACGGTGCACCTTCTGTactaatacaaaataaaaaaaaaaacacacaaaaaacatttaataataataataataataataataatatatatatatatatatatatatatatatatatatatatatatatatatatatatattatatatatattagaatgttatatatggaaagagaaatggtgtaggggtgattctgaaggaagagtacagtaagagtgtagtggaggtgaagagagtttctgatagggtgatgatcgtgaagctggaagttgaagggatgatgataaatgtcatcagtgtttatgctccacaagttggctgtgagatggaggagaaggaaaagagttagatgaagtggtagaagatgaacgtaggaatgaaagattggtgattggggcagactttaatgggcatgtaggtgaagggaacagaggtgatgaggaggtgatggtaggtgtggttttaaggagaggaatgtggaagggcagatggtggtagattttgctaaaaggatggaaatggcagtggtgaacacttattttaagaagaaggaggatcatagggtgacgtataagagtggaggaaggtgcacacaggtggactatgtgctatgcaggagatgcaacctgaaggagattggagactgtaaggtgttggcgggggacagtgtagctagacagcatcggatggtggtctgtaggatggtgttggaggtgaagaagaagaggaggagagtgaagactgaaagaagaataagatggtggagactgaaggaggaagagtgtagtgtgaggttcagggaagaggtcagacaggggctcggtggtggtgaagaggtgctggatgattgtggaactactgagGGAGACAGTTAgtaaggtacttggtgtgacatctggaaatagaaaggaagacaaagagacgtggtggtggaatgaggaagtgcaggagagcagaaggagaaagaggttggagaaacagaactgagattgacagagtgatgagaaaagtaggcaggagaacaaggagatgcagcagcaggtgaagagggacatggtgaaagccaaggaaaaggtgtatgaggagctgtaggagaagttggacactaaggaaggagaaaaggatttataccgattggccaggcagagggaccgagctgggaaggatgtgctgcaagttagagcaataaaggatggagatggaaatgtgttgactagtgaggagagtgtgttgagaaggtggagggagtattttaagcagctcatgaatgaggaaaatcagagagagagaaggttggatgatgtggagttggtgaagcaggaagtgaataggattagtaaggaggaagtgagagcagcgataaagaggatgaagagtggtaacagtatggttttatgctgaggaagagcaccacagatgccttatttgctttgagaatgttgatggagaagtatagagaaggtcagaaggagctgcattgtgtgtttgtggatttagagaaagtgtacgacagagtggagagaggagttgtggtattgtttgaggaagtctggtgtgtcagagaagtatgtgagggtggtgcaggacatgtatgaggacagtgtgacagcagtgaagtgtgcagtaggaacgacagactggtttaaggtgaaggttggactgcatcaaggatcggctctgagcccctttcctgtttgcagtggtgatggacaggttgacagacgaggtcaatgactggactatgatgtttgcagatgatattgtgatttgtggtgggagtagtgagcaggtggagaagagcctggagaggtggaggtatgcgctggagagaaggggaatgaaagtcagtaggagtaagacagagtacatgtgtgtgaatgagagggagggcagtggagtggtgcggttgcaggaagaagaggtggagaaggtggaggacttcaggtacctggggtcaacagtgcagagtaatggagagtgtgttagagaagtgaagaaaagagtgcaggcagggtggagtgggtggagaagagtgatagcaggagtgatttgtgatagaagagtatctgtgagagtgaaaggaaagtttataggactgtggtgggacctgagatgttgtatggtttagagatagtggcattgagtaaaagacaggaggtggagctggaggtagcagagctgaagatgttaagatgttcgttgggagtgacgacgatggacaggattagaaatgagtttattcgAGGGACAgtacatgtaggacattttggagacaaggtgagggaggtgagattgagatggtttgagacggatgatctgctgtggcaacccctagtgggagcagctgaagaagaagaagaagaagaagaagaagaagaagaagatatatatatatatatggtatttGATACAGGAATTAGGTCAGCTATATTTATAATCTAgctttaatgttaatgttattgttttttttaacctaaattttatataacattCTAAACATTTGGTGATGAATGAAATTTTATTAGTTATAATTAGTTAGTTGTGTTGGTATAAAATAATCATTGcataattatatagaaaaataatagcTTGCAGgatttatgttatatttatgaTATATATCCAGCCAATTATGTTCCACAAAATTTTCCATGTTACCGTTATATAGCTCAgatagatttgtttttatttctagatAATCTAGATAACCCTAGTAATTTAACCACCATACCTTATATATTGTGTCATTTCCAATCATCTGCCTAATATTCTGTAGCTATTAAAACTATTAACCTTGTTGGAGGTCTGCTCCAGCTGCTTGTGTTTAACTTTAGTTAGTAGTAGTCGTTTTTTTCGGACATTTTTACAGTAAGAAatctaaaacaaacattttcgcAGGCTTGCAGTAACAATCGACTGTTTAAACACAAACCAGTGGtgaaaactgaagaaaaaatgtaacaatattATGAAAGTCTTACAGAAGTACAATTGATctgtatatggaaaaaaaataaaaggacaaACTAATGAGCATTAAAAgagttgctttttatttttattaggatTTTGAAAAGAACCAAGAGATCATGATCAGGAAAATATGAATGATATTTATCAGATCATACACCATGTATAACCACGACTCCGAGACTCCCTCGTGTTGACCATGATATTTGAGAACACTTTGTTTGTCAGACATGTTCCTGCATTGTTTAGGTTTCATGGTTCGCTCATCTTTAACCAGACATCTATAACAAGCTCatttcaatatatttataacatttggcTGAATAATAAAATTCAGGATTGGGAATTTCAGCTCTGGATCTCCTGGTGCTATTGTTCAAATTCTGGCAAAAACACACGTCTTATCTTCATGGTTATCGACTTTAAAGAGTAGTAGGCACCTTTCCAGTGATTCCAGTAAATTCCTGTATATGCAGGTACCCCGCTTCCCCATTTGTACACACCATTGGGGTTGGAATGGTGGCAGTTATCAAACCAAAATCCTCCTTCATATGTCTTTGCACAGTTGTTGATGTCTTTGTCGAAAGTTCCAAATGCTTTCCCGTTGTGATACGCTAAAGAGTCTCCTGTGGAATAAAAACATTAAGGAATAAGGCACAATTCCATGAATTTGAGAAACTGGAGAAGAAAACAGCACCAGTTTTGATCCTTCAGACAGTTttgctctgcaaacatcaagGACAGCTTGAACTTCTCAATGCTTTGAAGTAACCATGGTAGAAGGTGATCATCCTTGGCTAGGTGTGAGACCTTACACCATCATCATGCTCTCAGGCCGTTcatcacctccacatcatgaACAACGTCCTGAACATACACAGGCAAGTTGCTTCCATCCTCATCTCCCTGACTTAATTGTTATGTTCTGAAATCTCAGTTGTTAAAATGCTGGTGGAAATTCATGTGTATATTTCAGCTCGAAGCATAACTTCATCTTATACAGACACATTATCAACACAAATATCATCTAAATCtacttttatttgatttcattacatttcaaggctcattgttttttattacattgtaaaTTTAAtttcgttattattattacttttttattactaacatctctgctttattttcttatttcataCCAAATATTTGTGTACGCCAGATTTTCACTGATTAGTTACTTCCATTAGCCTCATAGCTGCAGAACAAAACTGAAGCAGAAACCATCAGACATCGATGTCCTCCTCCATCTACGTCTTCACTTTAACCACTGACATCAgatacattttctcatttaCACGCAAAAATCTCTTCCAggaactttatttatttcattttttattccctttttttattcattatgatttttaaatcattattatcTCTCACCTGCACCTCCGTTGATGAATCCAGAGACGTGCAGCATGTACTTCTCCGACTCGGCATCGATGTAGAAAGACGTGTATCTCGCATAAACTTTTGCGTGCTCGAAATCTTCAAGGTCCACCCTCAGCTCGTGCTTCTCTCGCCACGTGATCAAAAATATGTTCTCAAGACCTTTTAGATTTGAGCACATTTCAGTATTAAATCACTCTGACTTATTTATTCTACCAAACCTACAGAGATTGTGTTTGATTTGTAAAAATAACACGATAGAGGAAACCTGACCAAGCCAATATTCGCCTGCGGTGTCTCCAAAGCCATGTTTATACGCTTCCCATGGCCGGTAGAAATTCACAGTGCCATCAGTTCTTTTCTGTATCACCTgcaaggaagaaggaaaaagaaaaaaagattagatACTAATCTACAGAATCCACAATTTAAACATCAATCCAGTTAAAATCCACATACTGTCCATTTCCCTTCACTGCGTTCATCATTTTCAGTGCAGCCCATATCACAGTACACCTGCAGCGGTCTCTTCGGGCCTACAGGGTAGATGGTATAAACTCCACTGTGGATGGAGCCGTTATTGAAAATGTCCTGACAGTCCAGCGGCAAGAAATTCTGGTTAATAACATGGCACTGCACCAGCAGGGGAAGGGCTAGACTCCATAACACGTACATCGGAACCGAAGGAACCGTGACGTGAAGGACGTTCTGTTGTATACAACTCATGACTTGTAGTGCAAAGGTCAAATCTAAAGAAATCAGTAAATgaccacaaaaataaaaaataaaacgcaTTAATTCAAACACCACATGTTCATCTTTTACTTGGTAAATTAACAAGCACTTTATGATGTAGGCTGTAAATTATAAATCCCTGCAACTCATTCAGGGTTAAAAACCGTAATAAAACGGTTACagtaaaaaactgtaaaatattaatGGATGAAATTCAGAATAGGTTTTAATCACAGCTGCATTAGGTTTCATTAATTCTTTCCAGATTTAATTTATGTGCACAAAACATCATAGAGTAAAATGAGTTTAAATTGCTggttaaaaagtataaaaacgaattataattctataaataaatcctTGTTTACCTGTTGCTAAACGTTGCCTCCGGGTAGATACCTGATTTAGGGATGTCACCTCTGACATTCAGCAGGATTTTATATCCTCTCTCCGCCGtgctcaataaataaaaataagtcaaTTCATTATCAGTATCCATTTCAGGTTCAGACCCAATCATTTCCCAGAAACACCGGCGAAAGAAAACACCTGTATTCCCTGGAATATTGGATTCTCCAAAGTAACACTGTACAAAGACAGTAACCAGAGCTCAGGATCAGGCCATGGATTCATTTGAATGCAGCCAATTGTCTGTCCAACGAGCAGGAAGTAGCTTTGTGTTAAATGTTctatttagtttctttttttttttttttatgccccATGAGGACACTGACCTTGTTGTTGTGTgggttttattttggatttcacAGATACACGATTCCCCAATAAAATCTCTCTATTGTTATTCTTGGTTTAAGTTTTGTTTTCAGTACAGTCTCATTAATTGTTCTCCACCCATGGCCTGGTGAAGCTCACACTGCCACCTATTCTCCAACTATCAAAAAACGGTTTCTCATTTTGCAGTTATCTGGAACCCTAGGCAGGGTTAACTCCCCAACACTGGTGTTAAATTACTTCGGATAATGCTgggattttattgtttatttacaacAAAGACCTGCTGAGATATAACAGAATAATACAGGAGTAGCGCATCGCATTACCTTTCACAGAACACCTGCGATGCACATGGTGTAAACATTATTGTGAATaataagttgatcagtcacaccatgaagttatgggaaagagtagtggaagccaggctgagagaagaggtgaccatctgtgagcaacagtatggtttcatgctgaggaagagcaccacagacgcattatttgctttgagaatgttgatggagaagtatagagaaggtcagaaggagttgctttgtatgtttgtggagagaggagttgtggtattgtatgaggaagtctggtgtgtcagagaagtatttgagggtggtgcaggacatgtatgaggacagtgtgacagcagtgaagtgtgcagtaggaacgacagactggttcaaggtggaggttggactgcatcaaggatcggctctgagccctttcctgtttgcagtggtgatggacaggttaacagacgaggtcagacagaagtctctgtggactatgatgtttgcggatgatattgtgatttgtggtgagagtagggagcaggtggagaagatcctggagaggtggaggtacacgctggagagaaggagaatgaaagtcagtaggagtaagacagagtacatgtgtgtgaatgagagggagggcagtggaggggtgcggttgcagggagaagaggtggagaaggtggaggagttcaggtacctggggtcaacagtgcagagtaatggagagtgtgttagagaagtgaagaaaagagtgcaggcagggtggagtgggtggagaagagtgacaggagtgatttgtgatagaagagtatctgtgagagtgaaagggaaagtttataggactgtggtgggaCCTGAGATGttatatggtttagagacagtggcattgagtaaaagacagtaggcggagctggaggtagcagagctgaagatgttgagatgtttattgggagtgatgacgatggacaggattagaaatgagtttattagaggaacagcacatgtaggacattttggagacaaggtgagagaggtgagattgagatggtttggacatgtgcagaggagggacatgtggtatatcagtaggaaaatgctgaggatggagccagcaggaagaggaaaagaggaatttatggatgtggtgagggaagacatgcaggtagttaaataaggcagatgtagaggacagagtggtatggagacggatgatccgctgtggctaTGAAGAATTATAATAGGCAACACAAGATAACCTGTATGAGAAAATGCATTAGAATTTAAACATTGTACAAATTTGACTCGATTCATAATGCCATGAACCCAATGAGTGGAATTTCTGTTAGGAATTTACCTTCAATGATTTGAAGACTGTTTATTGCCACCAGAGATTTCAACTATGCACATCTCAAGATAGTGATGATTCCATCAGCATGTTGACAGCATGTGCaactaaagaaaaaatgctggctcttgtttacacaaacatttctgGAGCATACCATGTGGTGCCCCACCCACACCTTGGCTAGTCAGCCCACACCTCTGTTATACTAATTTCAGCATTCAGTCTGCTCATCAGACTAGACAGACAGGTTGAAAACCTGGCCAACAGGAGTTATATCTGCTGCTCAGGACTGTTTtaagtgcactgactgggacatgttcagggaggCTGCAGCCATCACTGACCCCAGAAACATCATCTCGTGCCCAACCAGAGCAGGTGATAAGGTGGCCATAAGaacagcaaaacagccccaggtCATTAGAGAGGCCACACATGAATAAGCTTAGAGTTTTCACAACCACTTGAAGAACAGCAGCGACACATGgcacatgtggcagggcatccaagCCATCACCGATTGAAAGACATCATTGCCTTTTATCATTGCAGTTGTTGTGAAGAAAGCTTTAAGCAAAGACAACCCACAGAAAGCTGagggaccagacaacattcccaGCAGGGTACCCTGAGGATGTGCCGACCAGCTGGCGTATACTCTTACCAAAATCATCATCTTTATGAGCAGCGGCATCATTCCAGTGTCCTTCGAGGGAACCACCATTGTCCCCCTGACAAAGAAGTCTTCTATGTTTTGCCTTCACACTTACATCCATCAGtaaagggaggtggtagctcaatggttaaggcattggacccTGGACTGGGAAGGGCACAATtttaaatcccaacaccaccaagctgccactgctgggaaCTTGAGCAACTTCTAAGTTGTAATCACTTTGGATAAGGTGCGTGATCTGCATCAGCCAAATGGCattcatgtaaatgtacatttgctGATGACCATGGTGGCGCTAATCACTAAGAATAACGAGTCAACATACAGAGAGGAAGTGTAGCGGCTACTAGACTGGTGTAAAGCCAACAACCTGTTTCTGAAGGTGGACAAGAATAAAGAGTTGCACTTTATGTTCTATCACCTGCACTTTATGTTCTATCACCTGCACTTTATGTTCTATCACCtgcactttatgctctatcACTTGCACTTTATGTTCTATCACCtgcactttatgctctatcacatgcactttatgctctatcacatgcactttatgctctatcacatgcactttatgctctatcACCTGCATTTTATGCTCTATCACCTGCATTTTATGCACTGTtacatgcactttatgctctatcacatgcactttatgctctatcacctgcactttatgctctatcacatgcactttatgctctctcacctgcactttatgctctctcacatgcactttatgctctatcacatgcactttatgctctatcacctgcactttatgctctatcacctgcactttatgctctctcacctgcactttatgctctatcacatgcactttatgctctctcacctgcactttatgctctatcacctgcactttatgctctatcacatgcactttatgctctatcacatgcactttatgctctatcacctgcactttatgctctatcacctgcactttatgctctctcacatgcactttatgctctatcacatgcactttatgctctatcacctgcactttatgctctatcacatgcactttatgctctcacctgcactttatgctctctcacatgcactttatgctctatcacatgcactttatgctctatcacctgcactttatgctctctcacctgcactttatgctctatcacatgcactttatgctctctcacctgcactttatgctctatcacctgcactttatgctctatcacatgcactttatgctctatcacatgcactttatgctctatcacctgcactttatgctctatcacctgcactttatgctctctcacctgcactttatgctctcacatgcactttatgctctctcacatgcactttatgctctatcacatgcactttatgctctctcacctgcactttatgctctatcacatgcactttatgctctatcacatgcactttatgctctctcacatgcactttatgctctatcacctgcactttatgctctatcacatgcactttatgctctctcacctgcactttatgctctatcacctgcactttatgctctctcacctgcactttatgctctctcacatgcactttatgctctatcacatgcactttatgctctatcacatgcactttatgctctatcatgcactttatgctctatcacctgcactttatgctctatcacctgcactttatgctctctcacatgcactttatgctctatcacatgcactttatgctctatcacctgcactttatgctctatcacatgcactttatgctctcacctgcactttatgctctctctcacatgcactttatgctctatcacatgcactttatgctctatcacctgcactttatgctctcacctgcactttatgctctatcacatgcactttatgctctctcacctgcactttatgctctatcacctgcactttatgctctatcacatgcactttatgctctatcacatgcactttatgctctatcacctgcactttatgctctatcacctgcactttatgctctctcacctgcactttatgctctctcacatgcactttatgctctctcacatgcactttatgctctatcacatgcactttatgctctctcacctgcactttatgctctatcacatgcactttatgctctatcacatgcactttatgctctctcacatgcactttatgctctatcacctgcactttatgctctatcacatgcactttatgctctctcacctgcactttatgctctatcacctgcactttatgctctctcacctgcactttatgctctctcacatgcactttatgctctatcacatgcactttatgctctatcacatgcactttatgttctATCACCtgcactttatgctctatcacatgcactttatgctctatcacatgcactttatgctctatcacatgcactttatgctctatcacctgcactttatgctctatcacatgcactttatgctctctcacctgcactttatgctctctcacctgcactttatgctctatcacatgcactttatgctctatcacatgcactttatgctctatcacatgcactttatgctctatcACATGTACAGTCCCATTTGTTctagttagttttgtgttatcttgtgttaatttgtgttgtgttgagtagcaccttggtcctggtgcaaagttgttttatttcactctaCTGTATATGGTAGAATGGATAACAAAGACATGATGTAGTTGGGAGGAGTTTGGAAGTTCAGCAGTGTTTATAAAGGAGAACATTGGGAAATGAGAGGAGAGAAGAACAGTAGGTAAGATCTAATGTTACATTTCATATACAGAGATTTTCCTTTCAGCTTTGGGAAGAGAAATCGGTATATAATGGAAAAcgtttaataataatcatgtttTCTCTAAATTTACAGGTGTTTTTTGTTCAGAATCTCTGCTTTAGAATCAAGACCTCATTTTCTTGAGGAAGCTGG from Silurus meridionalis isolate SWU-2019-XX chromosome 24, ASM1480568v1, whole genome shotgun sequence encodes the following:
- the LOC124378126 gene encoding microfibril-associated glycoprotein 4-like, which produces MYVLWSLALPLLVQCHVINQNFLPLDCQDIFNNGSIHSGVYTIYPVGPKRPLQVYCDMGCTENDERSEGKWTVIQKRTDGTVNFYRPWEAYKHGFGDTAGEYWLGLENIFLITWREKHELRVDLEDFEHAKVYARYTSFYIDAESEKYMLHVSGFINGGAGDSLAYHNGKAFGTFDKDINNCAKTYEGGFWFDNCHHSNPNGVYKWGSGVPAYTGIYWNHWKGAYYSLKSITMKIRRVFLPEFEQ